The Zalophus californianus isolate mZalCal1 chromosome 8, mZalCal1.pri.v2, whole genome shotgun sequence genome has a segment encoding these proteins:
- the LRRTM1 gene encoding leucine-rich repeat transmembrane neuronal protein 1, whose translation MDFLLLGLCLYWLLRRPSGVVLCLLGACFQMLPAAPSGCPQLCRCEGRLLYCEALNLTEAPHNLSGLLGLSLRYNSLSELRAGQFTGLMQLTWLYLDHNHICSVQGDAFQKLRRVKELTLSSNQITQLANTTFRPMPNLRSVDLSYNKLQALAPDLFHGLRKLTTLHMRSNAIQFVPVRIFQDCRSLKFLDIGYNQLKSLARNSFAGLFKLTELHLEHNDLVKVNFAHFPRLISLHSLCLKRNKVAIVVSSLDWVWNLEKMDLSGNEIEYMEPHVFETVPHLQSLQLDSNRLSYIEPRILNSWKSLTSITLAGNLWDCGRNVCALASWLNSFQGRYDGNLQCASPEYAQGEDVLDAVYAFHLCEDGAEPTSGHLLSAVTNHSDLGLPASPATTLADGREGQLDGTHEPATVALPGGEHAENAVQIHKVVTGTMALIFSFLIVVLVLYVSWKCFPASLRQLRQCFVTQRRKQKQKQTMHQMAAMSAQEYYVDYKPNHIEGALVIINEYGSCTCHQQPARECEV comes from the coding sequence ATGGATTTCCTGCTGCTCGGTCTCTGTCTATACTGGCTGCTGAGGAGGCCCTCGGGGGTGGTCTTGTGTCTGCTGGGGGCCTGCTTTCAGATGCTGCCCGCCGCCCCCAGCGGGTGCCCGCAGCTGTGCCGGTGCGAGGGGCGGCTGCTGTACTGCGAGGCGCTCAACCTCACCGAGGCGCCCCACAACCTGTCCGGCCTGCTGGGCTTGTCCCTGCGCTACAACAGCCTCTCGGAGCTGCGCGCCGGCCAGTTCACGGGGTTAATGCAGCTCACGTGGCTCTATCTGGATCACAATCACATCTGCTCCGTGCAGGGGGACGCCTTTCAGAAACTGCGCCGAGTTAAGGAACTCACACTGAGTTCCAACCAGATCACCCAACTGGCCAACACCACCTTCCGGCCCATGCCCAACCTGCGCAGCGTGGACCTCTCGTACAACAAGCTGCAGGCGCTGGCGCCCGACCTCTTCCATGGGCTGCGTAAGCTCACCACGCTGCACATGCGGTCCAACGCTATCCAGTTCGTGCCGGTGCGCATCTTCCAGGACTGCCGCAGCCTCAAGTTTCTTGACATCGGATACAATCAGCTCAAGAGTCTGGCGCGCAACTCTTTCGCCGGCTTGTTCAAGCTCACAGAGCTGCACCTGGAGCACAACGACTTGGTCAAGGTGAACTTCGCCCACTTCCCGCGCCTCATCTCCCTGCACTCTCTCTGCCTGAAGAGGAACAAGGTGGCCATTGTGGTTAGCTCGCTAGACTGGGTTTGGAACCTGGAGAAAATGGACCTGTCAGGCAACGAGATCGAGTACATGGAGCCCCATGTGTTCGAGACCGTGCCGCACCTACAGTCTCTGCAGCTGGATTCCAACCGCCTCTCCTACATCGAGCCCCGGATCCTCAACTCCTGGAAATCGCTGACAAGCATCACCCTGGCCGGGAACCTATGGGACTGTGGGCGCAACGTGTGCGCCCTGGCCTCATGGCTCAACAGCTTCCAGGGGCGCTACGATGGCAACTTGCAGTGCGCCAGCCCGGAGTACGCACAGGGCGAGGACGTCCTAGACGCTGTGTACGCCTTCCACCTGTGCGAGGATGGGGCCGAGCCCACCAGCGGCCACCTGCTCTCAGCCGTCACCAACCACAGTGACCTGGGGCTCCCGGCCAGCCCGGCCACCACGCTCGCTGACGGCAGGGAGGGGCAGCTCGACGGCACGCACGAGCCGGCTACTGTGGCGCTCCCGGGCGGCGAGCACGCCGAGAACGCCGTGCAGATCCACAAGGTGGTCACAGGCACCATGGCCCTCATCTTCTCCTTCCTCATTGTGGTCCTGGTGCTCTATGTCTCCTGGAAGTGTTTCCCAGCCAGCCTCAGGCAGCTCAGACAGTGCTTTGTCACGCAGCGCAGgaagcaaaagcagaaacagaccatGCATCAGATGGCTGCCATGTCTGCCCAGGAATACTACGTTGATTACAAACCCAACCACATTGAAGGAGCCCTGGTGATCATCAATGAGTATGGATCCTGTACCTGCCACCAGCAGCCCGCAAGGGAATGCGAGGTGTGA